AAGTATTCGGAACCTTGTTTAGTTTTGAAGGTAATATTCCTCAGTTTTTCTTACTTGGACTGGTTTTGGTCGTATCCACGCTCATCCATCGACCATGGTGTCGGTATCTTTGTCCTCTCCACCCAATAGAGTCCTTTATAAAACTTATTAATACTTGGAGGAAAGACGTATGGCTAAAAGTTCGTCCCGTCAAAAAGATTCAAAATTAAAAGAACTGTTGATTATTGCTTTTGTCATGATCTGTTTCACGCTGATTTTTGCTGACGTTGGGAATAACCTTTTACAGGAGCTTAGCCAAGTAAAGAAATAATAATATGCAGTAATAAATTAAGTGGTTAAACGTTAGATCTTTACTTTGATGAATACAAATTAAGGCGAACTGGAGCAATTGATTGGTCTTGTCTGTTGTTCGTTCTAACAAGTAGGCCGATGGTATCGCTCACATCGGCCATCACTCTATATCGCTATTGATTGTGAGAGACCCAGATAAGATTTTTTGTATCAAAACCTCGGGCATTAGACATGGATGTAAATTTCTCTTTTATTCCCTCATCAATCTCTGGAGTTCGAGATAACAACCACAAGTAGTCGTTGTCAGGACCAGATACGAAGGCATATTGATAATTTTCACCGAGTTCAAACACCACATATGAGCCATAGAAAGGACCAAAAAAGGAGACTTTTAAGTAACCTTGGTCACTTGTATTAACAAAATACGCTTTGCCTTCTGCTTGTTTCCATTCACTCTCCGAAGCAGAATACCCACGATTTATCACCGTCACTTTTCCATTATTTTGAATGCTGTATTCCGCAGTAACTTCGCTCAGCCCTCTCTCAAAGCTGTGGTCTAATCGCGCTACCTCATACCATTTTCCCATATACTGCTGAACATCAAAGTTCTCGACAGGCTGCACGTTCTCCGGCATGCCTAAACAGCCTGTAAGAATTATTGAAAATAATAGTAATAAGCTCTTTTTCATCGTTATTTTTCCTTGTTTGAGCCAGCGGATATGGCCACAGTCAATAGAAACTCAATTTGCACAGGCCGCTCTAGGCCTCCTTGTTCGCTTCGCAAAGGCCATCATAAAACAATCAGAACTTTATAGCTTGTTTCATCAGAACTATCTGAATATTGCCATCCGTACCTGTTCGCCAATTTTTTAGTGAGACTCAAGCCTAGACCAAATCCCAAACTGGCACTTTCGGCAGAAATAAATGAACTTGAATTAATAACAGACACTGTGTTTTCATGTTGGGTTAATGTGACCTTTCCATCAACTGTGTGCTGGAAAGCATTACGAATAAGGTTGGCCAGGACAATTCGACAGGGTATCTCCGCGACAAGAAGAGAGTGTTCGGTCGTAATTACTTCTAGTTTCACTGGCTTATTTTTCAATAAATATGCCAGTTCCTCAACCAGCTCATCTATCATCTGCTTCAGGTTCACTCTTCCGCTTACAGGTAAGTTAGAGTCGTCTCGACTTAACCACAATAGTGTTTCGGTGAGGTTAGTCATGGTTCGTCCAGCACGGTCTATTCTCTCCACAACCTCAAACTGTTTCTTTGTACCCTGTTCTTTTTCATATAACTTAACCAATAATTCTGTGTTCGCTCTGATCACAGATATTGGCGTTCTTAACTCATGACTCGCGTGGGCTAAAAACTGGTGCTCTCTTTCTACACTTTCTTGAACAGAACCAAGACTACCTTTAATAATCTCCGCTAATGTATTTAGTTCTGCATACTGAAAATCTGGGACAGGATTCTTTAAGCTATCTTCATCTAACGATTTAGCCCAGTCTCTTAACAATTCTACGGGGCCCGCGACCCTTTTTATTAGAAGAAACAAAATCGACGTAAAAACGGCAATAACGCCAACGGCAACAATAGCGACCGCGAAAAGGTGTTGCATACGTCTGCCAATTTGTTTCCCGTCAAACCCATCGATCATAACTAACGATTTGGAAATATACCGAACTTCTCCGTTT
The DNA window shown above is from Vibrio algarum and carries:
- a CDS encoding lipocalin family protein → MKKSLLLLFSIILTGCLGMPENVQPVENFDVQQYMGKWYEVARLDHSFERGLSEVTAEYSIQNNGKVTVINRGYSASESEWKQAEGKAYFVNTSDQGYLKVSFFGPFYGSYVVFELGENYQYAFVSGPDNDYLWLLSRTPEIDEGIKEKFTSMSNARGFDTKNLIWVSHNQ
- a CDS encoding sensor histidine kinase, producing the protein MKIRPSLKIRFIVSMILLASAVAIFFSVLTLDSFFQGMDRGQAQTMRAFADVEGVEDGQPLDVMGYHISERWQDIPLEVKEAFDNRPVKDFRVEKSDVGGGWFSPPEKVYFVMKTMNKNGEVRYISKSLVMIDGFDGKQIGRRMQHLFAVAIVAVGVIAVFTSILFLLIKRVAGPVELLRDWAKSLDEDSLKNPVPDFQYAELNTLAEIIKGSLGSVQESVEREHQFLAHASHELRTPISVIRANTELLVKLYEKEQGTKKQFEVVERIDRAGRTMTNLTETLLWLSRDDSNLPVSGRVNLKQMIDELVEELAYLLKNKPVKLEVITTEHSLLVAEIPCRIVLANLIRNAFQHTVDGKVTLTQHENTVSVINSSSFISAESASLGFGLGLSLTKKLANRYGWQYSDSSDETSYKVLIVL